A genomic region of Mesorhizobium sp. NZP2077 contains the following coding sequences:
- a CDS encoding Crp/Fnr family transcriptional regulator codes for MQSPSIQPLCEPCAVRQASSCGHFSKELRGELAAISYLRAFRRGETVQAEGEDVAFVGNVLSGMLRIQTTIGDGRRRLVGLLMPSDFFGRALTGPSRVAIGAASDAIVCCFERGAFESLSGRFPQLGREWMHDSLDEIDAARDWMVLLDSPSVSALVASFLLMLCRRTEACTLTPTGRLLVSIPISRSDMAAYLGTTVETIGRTMRKMSSLNIIRIHEPRHFEVLDEARLMKLSSHEELVRHNRVTLAIAP; via the coding sequence ATGCAAAGCCCATCCATCCAGCCGCTCTGTGAGCCGTGCGCTGTCCGCCAGGCATCGTCATGTGGCCACTTCAGCAAGGAATTGCGCGGCGAACTTGCGGCTATCTCGTATCTGCGCGCCTTCCGCAGGGGCGAGACCGTGCAGGCCGAGGGCGAAGACGTGGCTTTTGTCGGCAATGTCTTGTCGGGCATGCTGCGCATTCAAACAACCATCGGCGACGGACGGCGCCGGCTGGTCGGTCTCTTGATGCCTTCGGACTTTTTCGGCAGGGCCCTCACGGGTCCCTCAAGGGTGGCGATCGGGGCGGCGTCCGACGCCATCGTCTGCTGTTTCGAGCGCGGCGCCTTCGAAAGCCTGTCCGGGCGATTTCCGCAGCTAGGCCGGGAATGGATGCACGACAGCCTCGACGAGATCGACGCGGCGCGCGACTGGATGGTGCTTCTCGACAGCCCCTCCGTCAGCGCTTTGGTCGCAAGCTTCCTGTTGATGCTGTGCCGGCGTACCGAGGCCTGTACGTTGACGCCGACCGGACGCTTGCTGGTCAGCATCCCCATCAGCCGCAGCGACATGGCGGCCTATCTCGGCACGACGGTGGAGACCATCGGCAGGACCATGCGGAAAATGAGCAGCCTCAACATCATCAGGATCCATGAGCCCCGGCATTTCGAGGTTCTCGACGAGGCACGGCTGATGAAGCTGTCGAGCCATGAGGAACTGGTGCGCCACAACCGCGTGACGCTGGCCATCGCGCCGTGA
- a CDS encoding FAD-dependent oxidoreductase: protein MTEKNVEIAVIGAGVVGLATALRLASDGCEVVLIDPNEPGSGASFGNAGTLAEYACMPVGNPAVLRALPKLLLDADSPFSLRWTALLHLAPWLLRFVRQSLPAATHANAVAMAGLLADSLPAWEEMADEAEAGDLLRRNGCLYLYRRPGDLARGASSRALRAEFGVDQAVLNASEVAALEPNLPAVQGGGLFFPQSMNLTDPQAMMARLLKAATDRGAALLRGEVTGLRADAGGVELSGPDLLLRAGKVVIAAGAFSRPLAAQAGDRIPLETERGYHLEFATPAPVLTRPVCPVDLGFYMTPMAGRLRVAGTVELGRQAAPPNPRRLALLDRGVRQFFPALGQPSSKWLGFRPSLPDSRPVIGPSPGNPNIIYAFGHGHLGLTLSAVTARLVGDLIADRRPNSERLAPFAAGRF from the coding sequence GTGACAGAGAAAAACGTCGAGATCGCCGTCATCGGCGCTGGCGTGGTCGGGCTGGCGACGGCGCTACGCCTAGCCAGCGACGGCTGCGAAGTCGTGCTCATCGATCCCAACGAGCCGGGCTCGGGCGCCTCGTTTGGCAATGCCGGCACGCTGGCCGAATATGCCTGCATGCCGGTCGGCAATCCGGCCGTGCTGCGCGCGCTGCCGAAACTGCTTCTCGACGCCGACAGCCCGTTTTCGCTGCGCTGGACGGCGCTGCTGCATCTGGCGCCCTGGCTGCTGCGGTTCGTCAGGCAATCACTGCCGGCCGCCACCCATGCCAACGCCGTGGCGATGGCCGGCCTGCTGGCCGATTCCCTGCCGGCCTGGGAGGAGATGGCTGATGAGGCCGAGGCCGGGGATCTGCTGCGCCGCAATGGCTGCCTCTATCTTTATCGTCGTCCGGGCGATCTTGCCCGCGGCGCGTCGAGCCGCGCCTTGCGCGCCGAATTCGGCGTCGACCAGGCGGTGCTGAACGCCAGCGAAGTGGCCGCGCTGGAACCGAACCTGCCGGCTGTGCAGGGCGGCGGACTGTTTTTTCCGCAATCGATGAACCTGACCGATCCCCAGGCCATGATGGCGCGGCTGCTCAAGGCTGCGACAGACCGGGGTGCCGCCTTGCTGCGGGGCGAGGTGACGGGGCTGCGGGCCGATGCCGGCGGCGTCGAACTCAGCGGTCCGGACCTGCTCCTGCGCGCCGGCAAGGTGGTGATTGCCGCCGGCGCGTTCTCACGCCCGCTGGCGGCACAGGCCGGCGACCGCATCCCGCTCGAAACCGAGCGCGGCTACCACCTCGAATTCGCCACGCCGGCGCCGGTGCTGACGCGTCCGGTGTGCCCGGTCGATCTCGGCTTCTACATGACGCCGATGGCCGGCCGGCTGCGCGTCGCCGGCACGGTGGAACTCGGCCGCCAGGCCGCGCCACCCAATCCGCGCCGATTGGCGCTGCTCGATCGCGGCGTGCGCCAGTTCTTCCCCGCGCTCGGCCAGCCCTCGTCAAAATGGCTGGGCTTTCGGCCGTCGCTGCCGGATTCGAGGCCCGTCATCGGCCCGTCGCCCGGCAATCCGAACATTATCTACGCCTTCGGCCACGGCCATCTCGGCTTGACGCTCTCGGCCGTCACCGCGCGGCTGGTTGGCGATCTCATCGCCGACCGGCGGCCCAACAGCGAAAGACTTGCGCCTTTCGCCGCCGGCCGGTTCTGA
- a CDS encoding ABC transporter permease, giving the protein MLLSPYPTPGERIRIALLWLWCGLVILFLLVPILIPVPLSFNSGAFFIFPLEGLSTRWYEVVLGTQRWQSAIGNSLIVAFGTTLIATTLGTLTAIALSNEKFPGRRLVMPLLLSPLIVPVVITAVGSYLFYARVGLASTYAGIILAHTALASPFVVVTVGASLTGFDRNLMRAAAISGAKPLTSFFRVMLPLILPGVLSGAAFAFVTSFDEVVVVQFLASAGQRTMPLEMFIGLREKLSPAITAAATLMMALSIVLLVVANLLARRGQGRRAGSG; this is encoded by the coding sequence ATGCTGCTCTCGCCCTACCCCACCCCAGGTGAACGCATCCGCATAGCGCTGCTCTGGCTGTGGTGCGGACTGGTCATCCTGTTCCTGCTGGTGCCGATCCTGATCCCGGTGCCGCTCTCCTTCAACAGCGGCGCCTTCTTCATCTTCCCGCTCGAAGGCCTGTCGACGCGCTGGTACGAGGTGGTGCTGGGCACGCAGCGTTGGCAATCGGCGATCGGCAACAGCCTGATCGTCGCCTTTGGCACGACGCTGATCGCCACCACGCTGGGCACGCTGACGGCCATCGCTCTCTCCAACGAGAAATTTCCCGGCCGCCGCCTCGTCATGCCGCTGCTGCTGTCGCCGCTGATCGTGCCTGTCGTCATCACCGCCGTCGGCTCGTATCTGTTCTACGCCCGCGTCGGCCTCGCCAGCACCTATGCCGGGATCATCCTGGCGCATACCGCACTTGCCAGCCCGTTCGTCGTCGTCACTGTCGGCGCCAGCCTCACCGGCTTCGACCGCAATCTGATGCGCGCCGCCGCCATCTCCGGCGCCAAACCGTTGACATCATTCTTCCGCGTGATGCTGCCGCTGATCCTGCCCGGTGTGCTTTCGGGTGCTGCCTTCGCCTTCGTCACCTCCTTCGACGAGGTGGTGGTGGTGCAGTTCCTGGCCAGTGCCGGCCAGCGCACCATGCCGCTCGAAATGTTCATCGGCCTGCGTGAAAAGCTCTCGCCGGCCATCACCGCCGCCGCGACGCTGATGATGGCGCTGTCGATCGTTCTTCTGGTGGTGGCAAACCTTCTCGCACGGCGCGGCCAGGGCCGCCGGGCTGGAAGCGGCTGA
- a CDS encoding ABC transporter ATP-binding protein produces the protein MSAGLALASTAPAAGPAFVDFVDVEKSYDGRAFAVTRLNLGVARGEFLTLLGPSGSGKTTTLNMLAGFERPTGGTITLEGKPVDRLPPYQRNIGMVFQNYALFPHMSVEENVAFPLSVRQVSKADIAGRVGRALDMVRLKQFGDRRPAQLSGGQQQRVALARALVFEPSLVLMDEPLGALDKKLREHMQLEIKQIHTMLGVTIVYVTHDQSEALTMSDRVAVFNNGAIAQLGSPDDLYNAPQSSFVASFIGENNTLEGVVDRVSGQECRVKLNGGGELTALAIGVAQGAACHVAIRPERLSLTPAGGNALPATVDGRIYLGDHLRLLARLGNDQVLTVKVGPEATMANGEAVTVSCAPQDCRAFPADAAAGAANTGPS, from the coding sequence ATGAGCGCCGGTCTCGCCCTGGCCTCAACGGCGCCCGCCGCCGGCCCGGCTTTCGTCGATTTCGTCGATGTCGAGAAATCCTACGACGGCCGCGCCTTCGCGGTGACACGGCTGAACCTCGGCGTTGCGCGCGGCGAATTCCTGACCCTGCTCGGCCCTTCCGGTTCGGGCAAGACGACGACGCTCAATATGCTGGCCGGTTTCGAACGGCCGACCGGCGGCACCATCACGCTGGAAGGCAAGCCGGTCGACCGGCTGCCGCCCTACCAGCGCAACATCGGCATGGTCTTCCAGAACTACGCGCTGTTTCCGCATATGAGCGTCGAGGAGAACGTCGCCTTCCCGCTCTCAGTCCGCCAGGTGAGCAAGGCCGACATTGCCGGCCGCGTCGGCCGCGCGTTGGACATGGTGCGGCTGAAGCAATTTGGCGACCGCAGGCCGGCGCAGCTTTCGGGCGGCCAGCAGCAGCGCGTGGCGCTGGCCCGCGCGCTGGTGTTCGAGCCGAGCCTGGTGCTGATGGACGAGCCGCTCGGCGCGCTCGACAAGAAGCTGCGCGAACACATGCAGCTCGAGATCAAGCAGATCCACACCATGCTCGGCGTCACCATCGTCTACGTCACCCATGACCAAAGCGAGGCGCTGACCATGTCGGACCGCGTCGCCGTCTTCAACAATGGCGCCATCGCCCAGCTCGGCTCGCCCGACGATCTCTACAACGCCCCGCAAAGCTCCTTCGTGGCGAGCTTCATCGGCGAAAACAACACGCTGGAAGGCGTCGTCGACCGCGTCTCCGGCCAGGAATGCCGCGTCAAGCTGAATGGCGGCGGCGAGCTCACCGCGCTCGCCATCGGCGTGGCGCAAGGTGCGGCCTGCCACGTCGCCATCCGCCCGGAGCGGCTGAGCCTGACGCCGGCGGGCGGCAACGCCCTGCCCGCCACGGTCGACGGCCGCATCTACCTCGGCGACCATCTGCGCCTGCTGGCCAGGCTCGGCAACGACCAGGTGCTGACCGTCAAGGTCGGCCCCGAAGCGACCATGGCCAATGGCGAGGCCGTCACGGTGTCCTGCGCACCCCAGGACTGCCGCGCCTTTCCTGCCGATGCCGCGGCGGGCGCTGCCAACACAGGTCCATCCTGA
- a CDS encoding PLP-dependent aminotransferase family protein yields the protein MLSDLRLTEDESPVYRRLADAIAERISAGTLAVGDRLPPQRDIARALGINVTTVTRALATLQQRGLLEARPGRGTTVAARQAGERPGFVSAPSDESGIIDLSVNRPATSAYLDALAALLPRLPRDPHYASLQDYHPPEGPLWARTAVADWLKPVAGDGDPGRVVLAAGAQHGLDCLLGAVTRQGEVVLADEVTYQGINALCRVHGLDLRGVAMDRGGMRPDAFDAACAQLRPRAVFLVPTLHNPTTITLSEARRHELAAVARRHNVLIIEDDVYRPLADEALPSFASLEPELTVHVGALSKCLAPGLRLGFVIAPRAIAGQVAAALRINCWSISPLTALIGARMIEDGSAQRIIEVQKHELRQRQAILGEILGRYDVQSQPSATHAWLRLPEPWRGAGFARTCLERGVALLPGDAFAVGREPVQHGVRINVGAARSQDDLRTALTTMAELLSAGHLQLPGFV from the coding sequence ATGCTCAGTGATCTCCGCCTTACCGAGGATGAAAGTCCGGTCTATCGCCGTCTGGCCGACGCGATCGCCGAGCGCATCAGTGCGGGTACGCTGGCGGTCGGCGACCGGCTGCCGCCGCAGCGCGACATAGCGCGCGCGCTCGGCATCAACGTCACCACGGTGACGCGGGCGCTGGCGACGCTGCAGCAGCGCGGCCTGCTGGAGGCGCGGCCGGGGCGGGGCACGACGGTGGCGGCCAGGCAGGCCGGCGAGCGGCCCGGTTTCGTCTCGGCGCCGAGCGACGAGAGCGGCATCATCGACCTTTCGGTCAATCGGCCGGCCACCTCGGCCTATCTCGACGCGTTGGCGGCGCTGTTGCCGCGCCTGCCCAGGGATCCGCACTATGCCTCGCTGCAGGACTACCATCCGCCGGAAGGGCCGCTGTGGGCGCGCACGGCCGTCGCCGACTGGCTGAAGCCGGTTGCCGGTGACGGCGACCCCGGCCGCGTGGTGCTGGCGGCCGGCGCCCAGCACGGGCTCGACTGCCTGCTTGGCGCGGTTACCCGGCAGGGCGAGGTGGTGCTGGCCGACGAGGTGACCTATCAGGGTATCAACGCGCTCTGCCGCGTGCATGGGCTCGATCTCAGGGGCGTCGCCATGGATCGCGGCGGCATGCGGCCGGATGCTTTCGACGCCGCCTGCGCGCAACTGCGCCCCCGCGCGGTGTTCCTGGTGCCGACGCTGCACAACCCGACGACCATTACGCTGAGCGAAGCGCGCCGTCATGAGCTTGCGGCTGTCGCGCGCCGCCACAATGTGCTGATCATCGAGGATGACGTCTACCGGCCGCTGGCCGACGAGGCCTTGCCTTCCTTCGCCAGCCTGGAGCCGGAGCTGACGGTGCATGTCGGCGCGCTGTCGAAATGCCTGGCGCCCGGTCTGCGGCTCGGCTTCGTCATCGCGCCGCGCGCCATTGCCGGCCAGGTCGCGGCGGCGCTGCGCATCAATTGCTGGAGCATCAGCCCGCTGACGGCGCTGATCGGCGCGCGGATGATCGAGGACGGGTCGGCCCAGCGCATCATCGAGGTGCAGAAACACGAGTTGCGCCAGCGCCAGGCGATCCTCGGCGAAATCCTCGGCCGCTACGATGTCCAGAGCCAGCCGAGCGCCACCCATGCCTGGCTGCGGCTGCCCGAGCCTTGGCGCGGCGCCGGCTTTGCCCGCACCTGCCTGGAGCGCGGCGTGGCCCTTTTGCCGGGCGATGCCTTCGCCGTCGGCCGCGAGCCGGTCCAGCACGGCGTGCGCATCAATGTCGGTGCGGCGCGCTCGCAGGACGATCTGCGCACCGCGCTGACCACCATGGCGGAGCTGCTATCGGCCGGGCATCTGCAACTGCCGGGTTTTGTCTGA
- a CDS encoding ABC transporter permease, which translates to MSALQPSELDRPALARGRSAADADQKSVSAALRRAEFGDRLRTLALAAPLLLLLALSFGIPIVLLLSRAVYDPTIADALPRTSQALGGWNGQGLPGDAAFIALAADLSDSQAKGTAYELAKGLNARLPGARSQVLKTVRQLEGAGGKPPLDIMKSVPFWSAPGTWPVIANGTHAITSFYLLSALDLRWNADGGIERVPPEQAIFLQVFARTFFVAAAVTLATLLLGFPLAYLISSVPKGLAAILIVAVLLPFWTSILVRTAAWTVLLQKFGLVNDLLLWLGIASERLDLMYSRIGLIIAMTHIQLPFTLLPIYSVMRTIAPSQMKAAYSLGAKPFTAFRRVYLPQVFPGVMAGCLLTFILCLGYYITPALIGGASDQLISNFIANYVNVELNWEMAAALSFILLVFTLALFGIFARILGLDRLKMV; encoded by the coding sequence ATGTCGGCGCTGCAGCCCAGCGAACTCGACCGGCCCGCGCTGGCCCGCGGCCGGTCAGCCGCCGACGCCGACCAGAAATCGGTGTCGGCGGCGCTGCGGCGCGCCGAATTCGGCGACCGGCTGCGCACGCTCGCGCTGGCTGCCCCCCTGCTCCTGCTCCTCGCCTTGAGCTTCGGCATCCCGATCGTGCTGTTGCTGTCGCGCGCCGTCTACGACCCGACCATCGCCGATGCCTTGCCGCGCACCAGCCAGGCGCTCGGCGGTTGGAACGGCCAGGGCCTGCCCGGTGACGCCGCCTTCATCGCGCTCGCCGCCGACCTCAGCGACAGCCAGGCCAAGGGCACCGCTTATGAACTGGCCAAGGGGCTCAACGCCCGCCTGCCCGGCGCCCGCAGCCAGGTGCTGAAGACGGTGCGCCAACTCGAAGGCGCCGGCGGCAAGCCGCCGCTCGACATCATGAAATCCGTGCCCTTCTGGTCGGCCCCAGGCACCTGGCCGGTGATCGCCAACGGCACCCATGCGATCACCTCGTTCTATCTCCTCAGCGCGCTAGACCTCAGATGGAACGCCGATGGCGGCATCGAGCGCGTGCCGCCCGAACAGGCGATCTTCCTGCAAGTGTTCGCGCGTACCTTCTTCGTCGCTGCCGCCGTCACGCTCGCCACCTTGCTGCTCGGCTTCCCCTTGGCCTATCTCATATCGAGCGTGCCGAAGGGGCTGGCAGCGATCCTGATCGTCGCGGTGCTGCTGCCGTTCTGGACCTCGATCCTGGTGCGCACCGCCGCGTGGACGGTGCTCTTGCAGAAATTCGGCCTGGTCAACGACCTGCTGCTGTGGCTCGGCATCGCCTCCGAACGGCTCGACCTGATGTACAGCCGCATCGGCCTGATCATCGCCATGACCCATATCCAGCTGCCGTTTACGCTGCTGCCGATCTACTCCGTCATGCGCACCATCGCGCCCTCGCAGATGAAGGCCGCCTATTCGCTCGGCGCAAAACCGTTCACCGCGTTTCGGCGGGTCTACCTGCCGCAGGTTTTCCCGGGCGTGATGGCCGGCTGCCTGCTCACCTTCATCCTGTGCCTCGGCTACTACATCACCCCGGCCCTGATCGGCGGCGCCAGCGACCAGCTGATCAGCAATTTCATCGCCAACTACGTCAATGTCGAACTGAACTGGGAGATGGCGGCGGCACTGAGCTTCATCCTGCTCGTCTTCACGCTGGCTCTGTTCGGCATCTTCGCCCGGATCCTCGGCCTCGACCGCCTGAAGATGGTGTAG